The proteins below are encoded in one region of Shewanella algae:
- the gloB gene encoding hydroxyacylglutathione hydrolase — translation MSNVNVPLARPKITPIAAFDDNYIWAIVAPQGDCCWVVDPGDAAPVLAFLAQNNLTLAGVLITHHHSDHTGGILALKEAFGSLPVYGPANPAIKGITRALTEEGEYRLEPGQGRFALECRLFKVPGHTLDHIAYLIGDALFCGDTLFCAGCGRLFEGSTEQMYHSLSQFAALDDNTKVYCTHEYTLANLRFAKAVEPDNQALADYQLAAEALREQQQPTLPSTIGREKAINPFMRCQKNTLQNVLEAHSGHPCHDPVSRFAVLRQWKDNF, via the coding sequence ATGTCCAACGTCAATGTCCCCCTCGCCCGGCCAAAGATAACGCCCATTGCCGCCTTCGATGACAACTATATCTGGGCCATAGTGGCACCCCAAGGTGATTGCTGTTGGGTGGTGGACCCGGGTGATGCCGCGCCCGTGTTGGCTTTTTTGGCGCAAAATAATCTGACGCTGGCCGGGGTACTGATAACTCACCATCACAGCGACCATACCGGCGGTATCCTGGCCTTAAAGGAAGCTTTCGGCTCGCTCCCGGTATACGGGCCTGCCAATCCGGCCATCAAAGGCATTACCCGGGCACTAACCGAGGAAGGCGAATATCGGCTTGAGCCTGGGCAAGGCCGATTTGCTTTAGAGTGTCGACTGTTCAAGGTCCCCGGGCACACGCTGGATCATATCGCCTACTTGATTGGCGATGCCCTCTTTTGCGGCGATACCCTGTTCTGCGCCGGCTGCGGCCGCCTGTTTGAAGGCAGTACCGAACAGATGTACCACTCCTTGAGTCAGTTTGCGGCCCTCGATGACAACACCAAGGTGTATTGCACCCATGAGTACACCTTGGCCAACCTGCGTTTTGCCAAAGCCGTTGAACCGGATAACCAGGCACTGGCTGACTACCAACTTGCAGCCGAAGCGCTGCGCGAGCAGCAACAACCCACACTCCCCTCCACTATTGGTCGTGAAAAGGCCATCAATCCCTTTATGCGCTGCCAAAAGAACACACTGCAGAACGTACTGGAGGCCCACAGCGGCCACCCCTGCCATGATCCCGTGAGCCGCTTTGCAGTTCTCAGGCAATGGAAAGACAATTTCTGA